A portion of the Streptomyces sp. NBC_01335 genome contains these proteins:
- a CDS encoding DUF397 domain-containing protein, whose translation MHDVYNGMAATGLHGVVWQKSRHSNSQGSCVEFAKLPGGNVAMRNSRHPDGPALVYTPAEIEALLLGVKDGEFDHLASGA comes from the coding sequence GTGCACGACGTGTACAACGGCATGGCGGCCACAGGACTTCACGGGGTCGTATGGCAGAAGAGCAGACACAGCAACTCCCAAGGATCTTGCGTGGAGTTCGCGAAACTTCCCGGGGGGAATGTGGCCATGCGCAACTCGCGTCACCCGGACGGTCCGGCGCTCGTCTACACGCCGGCGGAGATCGAGGCGCTCCTGCTGGGCGTCAAGGACGGCGAGTTCGACCACCTGGCGTCAGGAGCCTGA